In a genomic window of Flavobacterium lipolyticum:
- a CDS encoding agmatine deiminase family protein, translating to MKKLFLPIVLLPLFTSCQEDGMSATPNEPTESIKSEIMYTMPEESAPHEGTWLQWPHQYQYGINYRDDLDATWVAMTKSLSTSEKVHIVAYNTSEKNRITTLLQNAGVSLSAIDFKIYKTDDVWVRDNGPIYVRDKNNQLVIQDWGFNGWGEKADFRNCNTIPAQIAADQSTTVVDLNSIMINEGGAVEIDGKGTLLATKSSILNSNRNPGMSQAQAEAIFKKYLGVSNFIWLNGKAGKDITDMHIDGFARFGNDNTIVTMSEDDLLYWEVPEGDIPTLYNSKDLKGKKYNFLKLPLTQNKVITAYGKKLGYKGSYVNYYIGNTVVLVPNYNDPNDAVANQLIQSLYPNRKVIGIDVRNLYANGGMIHCVTQQQPK from the coding sequence ATGAAAAAATTATTTTTACCAATAGTACTACTTCCTTTGTTCACTTCCTGCCAGGAAGACGGAATGTCTGCAACACCAAACGAACCAACTGAATCCATTAAAAGCGAGATTATGTATACCATGCCTGAAGAATCTGCTCCGCATGAAGGAACCTGGCTGCAATGGCCACACCAATATCAATACGGTATTAACTATAGAGATGATTTGGATGCTACATGGGTAGCCATGACAAAATCATTGTCAACAAGTGAAAAGGTGCATATCGTTGCTTATAATACCAGCGAAAAGAACAGAATTACAACTTTATTACAAAATGCAGGAGTTTCTCTTTCTGCTATCGATTTTAAAATCTATAAAACGGATGATGTTTGGGTGCGAGATAATGGTCCTATCTATGTAAGAGACAAAAACAACCAATTGGTAATTCAGGACTGGGGCTTTAATGGCTGGGGAGAAAAAGCCGATTTTAGAAATTGCAACACCATACCTGCACAAATTGCCGCAGATCAAAGTACAACAGTTGTAGATTTAAATTCGATCATGATCAACGAAGGCGGAGCTGTAGAAATAGATGGAAAAGGAACCTTATTAGCTACTAAAAGCTCTATTCTGAACTCAAATCGTAATCCTGGAATGAGTCAGGCACAAGCTGAAGCCATTTTTAAAAAATATTTAGGAGTGTCTAACTTCATCTGGCTTAACGGAAAAGCAGGAAAAGACATTACTGACATGCACATTGACGGGTTTGCACGATTTGGTAATGACAACACCATCGTAACGATGAGTGAAGATGATTTACTGTACTGGGAAGTACCAGAAGGAGACATCCCTACTTTGTACAATTCAAAAGATCTAAAAGGTAAAAAATACAATTTCCTAAAACTGCCTTTGACTCAAAACAAAGTTATAACGGCTTATGGTAAAAAATTAGGATACAAAGGTTCTTATGTTAATTACTACATTGGAAACACGGTTGTATTAGTTCCTAATTACAATGATCCTAATGATGCGGTTGCGAACCAACTGATTCAAAGCTTGTATCCTAACAGAAAGGTAATTGGTATCGATGTTCGTAATTTGTACGCTAATGGAGGAATGATCCACTGTGTGACGCAACAGCAGCCTAAGTAA